A single Pseudomonas sp. HN11 DNA region contains:
- the rbsD gene encoding D-ribose pyranase, with the protein MKKTPLLNIALSRVIASLGHGDILVIGDAGLPVPPGVELIDLALTQGIPDFISTLRIVLSEMQVESHVLAEEILLKQPPALAELNTLTEQAALGERRLVSHEEFKQLSRKARAVVRTGECQPYCNIALVSGVTF; encoded by the coding sequence ATGAAAAAGACACCTCTGCTCAATATTGCCCTGTCGCGTGTGATCGCTTCGCTGGGGCATGGTGACATCCTGGTGATCGGCGACGCCGGCCTGCCGGTGCCGCCAGGCGTCGAGCTGATTGACCTGGCGCTGACCCAGGGCATCCCGGATTTCATCAGCACCTTGCGTATCGTGCTCAGCGAAATGCAGGTAGAAAGCCATGTGTTGGCGGAAGAAATTCTGCTCAAGCAACCGCCGGCGCTTGCCGAGCTCAATACACTCACAGAGCAGGCCGCCCTCGGTGAGCGGCGTCTGGTCAGCCATGAAGAATTCAAACAGCTGAGCCGCAAGGCGCGCGCCGTGGTACGCACTGGTGAGTGTCAGCCTTATTGCAATATCGCGCTGGTGTCCGGCGTAACGTTCTAG
- the rbsK gene encoding ribokinase, protein MPAKVVVVGSLNMDLVTRASRLPRAGETLIGQTFSTVPGGKGANQAVASARLGADVSMIGCVGTDAYGIELRDALLVEGIDCQAVSTVDGSSGVALIVVDDSSQNAIVIVAGSNGELTPASLQACDAVLKAADVIVCQLEVPMNTVGFTLKRGRELGKTVILNPAPASGPLPAEWYASIDYLIPNESEATALSGVTVDSIESAKAAATQLIQAGAGKVIITLGSQGALFTDGQRFEHLQAPKVTAVDTTAAGDTFVGGFAAALANGKSEAEAIRFGQVAAALSVTRAGAQPSIPTLNDVQGFVPS, encoded by the coding sequence ATGCCAGCAAAAGTAGTGGTAGTAGGCAGCTTGAACATGGACCTGGTCACTCGCGCCAGCCGGCTGCCGCGGGCCGGTGAAACACTCATCGGGCAGACATTTTCCACCGTGCCTGGCGGAAAGGGCGCGAACCAGGCCGTCGCTTCGGCCCGTCTGGGCGCTGATGTTTCAATGATTGGCTGCGTCGGCACCGATGCCTATGGCATCGAGTTGCGTGATGCGCTGTTGGTGGAAGGCATCGATTGCCAGGCCGTCAGCACCGTGGATGGTTCCAGTGGCGTGGCCTTGATCGTGGTCGATGACAGCAGTCAGAACGCGATCGTGATCGTGGCGGGCAGTAACGGCGAACTGACGCCCGCCTCGTTGCAGGCGTGCGATGCGGTGCTGAAGGCGGCCGACGTAATCGTCTGCCAACTGGAAGTGCCGATGAATACGGTGGGTTTCACCCTCAAGCGCGGTCGTGAACTGGGCAAGACGGTGATCCTCAATCCGGCCCCGGCCAGCGGTCCATTGCCGGCTGAGTGGTACGCCTCTATCGACTACCTGATTCCCAATGAAAGTGAAGCCACCGCTTTGAGTGGCGTGACGGTCGACTCCATTGAGAGTGCCAAGGCAGCAGCGACGCAGTTGATCCAGGCAGGCGCTGGCAAAGTCATCATCACCTTGGGTTCTCAGGGCGCGCTGTTTACCGACGGCCAGCGCTTTGAGCACTTGCAGGCACCAAAGGTCACGGCGGTAGATACCACGGCAGCAGGCGACACATTTGTTGGCGGTTTCGCCGCGGCGTTAGCCAACGGCAAAAGCGAGGCTGAAGCCATTCGTTTCGGCCAGGTCGCGGCGGCGCTGTCGGTGACCCGCGCGGGTGCGCAACCCTCTATTCCAACGCTGAATGACGTACAAGGTTTTGTGCCCTCATGA
- a CDS encoding LacI family DNA-binding transcriptional regulator, whose amino-acid sequence MATIKDVAALAGISYTTVSHVVNKTRPVSEPVRIKVEAAIKQLDYVPSAVARSLKAKTTATIGLLVPNSLNPYFAELARGIEDYCERNGYCVILCNSDDNAEKQRNYLRVLLEKRIDGLIVTSVGGDDSGLAAGLSAVRTPMVIVDRALDGIDVDLVRIDHEGGAYLATRHLLELGHRDIACIGGPGHTRVAQMRLAGYHRALREAGVAVVANRTQESDFTSTGGYAAAVQLLAHNPPSAIFASNDMIGFGVLRAAAERNIRVPGELSVIGFDDIQMGRYVYPALTTVGQSIVQLGETAAELLLRRIATPQLPFDQRIVTPSIVLRESTAPVAGTFAQYR is encoded by the coding sequence ATGGCAACGATCAAGGATGTGGCAGCGCTGGCAGGTATTTCCTACACCACGGTGTCCCATGTGGTGAACAAGACGCGCCCGGTCAGTGAGCCTGTACGTATCAAGGTTGAGGCCGCGATCAAGCAACTCGACTACGTACCCAGTGCCGTTGCGCGCTCGCTCAAGGCCAAGACCACGGCCACTATCGGCTTGCTGGTGCCCAACAGCCTCAACCCGTATTTTGCCGAGCTTGCCCGAGGCATCGAGGATTACTGCGAGCGTAACGGCTACTGCGTGATCCTCTGCAACTCCGACGACAATGCTGAAAAACAGCGCAATTATCTGCGTGTGTTGCTGGAAAAACGTATCGACGGCCTGATCGTGACTTCGGTGGGCGGCGACGATAGTGGCCTTGCCGCCGGTTTGAGTGCGGTGCGCACGCCCATGGTGATTGTCGACCGGGCGCTGGATGGCATTGACGTGGACCTGGTACGTATCGACCACGAGGGGGGCGCCTACCTGGCAACCCGCCACCTGCTCGAACTGGGCCACCGCGACATCGCCTGCATCGGCGGTCCTGGCCATACCCGTGTTGCGCAAATGCGCCTGGCGGGGTATCACCGCGCGCTGCGAGAGGCAGGCGTGGCTGTGGTGGCCAATCGCACCCAGGAAAGCGATTTCACCAGCACGGGTGGTTATGCCGCCGCTGTGCAACTGCTGGCACACAATCCGCCCAGCGCCATTTTTGCCAGCAACGACATGATTGGTTTCGGTGTGTTACGCGCCGCAGCAGAGCGCAATATCCGCGTGCCGGGCGAGCTCTCGGTGATCGGTTTCGATGATATCCAAATGGGTCGGTACGTGTACCCGGCACTGACCACGGTAGGGCAGTCGATCGTGCAGTTGGGCGAGACGGCAGCCGAGCTCTTACTGCGAAGAATTGCAACACCCCAACTGCCGTTCGATCAACGCATCGTGACGCCGAGCATCGTTTTGCGCGAGTCTACGGCGCCCGTCGCCGGTACATTCGCCCAATACCGCTGA
- a CDS encoding ABC transporter permease: protein MKTTTSPGKTGGNFYGLGTYLGLAGALLAMIALFSVLSDHFLSYDTFSTLANQIPDLMVLAVGMTFILIIGGIDLSVGSVLALAASAVSVAILGWGWSVLPAALLGMGCAALAGTITGSITVAWRIPSFIVSLGVLEMARGVAYQMTGSRTAYIGDSFAWLSNPIAFGISPSFIIALLVIIAAQLVLTRTVFGRYLIGIGTNEEAVRLAGINPKPYKILVFSLMGLLAGVAALFQISRLEAADPNAGSGLELQVIAAVVIGGTSLMGGRGSVISTFFGVLIISVLAAGLAQIGATEPTKRIITGAVIVIAVVLDTYRSQRASRRG from the coding sequence ATGAAAACCACAACTTCCCCCGGCAAGACTGGCGGCAACTTCTACGGCCTGGGCACTTACCTGGGCCTGGCCGGCGCCTTGCTCGCGATGATTGCGCTGTTCTCGGTGCTCAGCGATCACTTCCTGTCTTATGACACCTTCAGCACCCTGGCCAACCAGATTCCGGATCTGATGGTGCTGGCAGTCGGCATGACCTTTATTTTGATCATTGGCGGCATCGACTTATCGGTGGGCTCGGTACTGGCCCTGGCGGCGTCGGCAGTCAGTGTGGCGATTCTCGGCTGGGGCTGGAGCGTGTTGCCGGCCGCCTTACTGGGCATGGGCTGCGCAGCTTTGGCGGGCACTATCACTGGCTCGATCACTGTAGCCTGGCGCATTCCGTCATTTATCGTGTCCCTCGGCGTGCTGGAAATGGCCCGTGGCGTGGCGTACCAGATGACTGGCTCGCGCACCGCCTACATCGGTGATTCGTTTGCCTGGCTGTCCAACCCGATCGCCTTTGGCATCTCGCCGTCGTTCATCATTGCCTTGCTGGTGATCATCGCCGCGCAGCTTGTGCTGACGCGTACTGTATTTGGTCGTTACCTGATCGGTATCGGCACCAATGAAGAGGCTGTGCGCCTGGCGGGGATCAACCCCAAGCCCTACAAGATCCTGGTGTTCAGCCTCATGGGCCTGCTGGCCGGTGTGGCGGCGCTGTTCCAGATTTCGCGCCTGGAAGCGGCGGATCCGAACGCCGGCTCCGGCCTGGAACTGCAAGTGATCGCAGCGGTGGTGATCGGCGGCACCAGCCTCATGGGCGGACGCGGCTCGGTGATCAGTACCTTTTTTGGTGTGTTGATTATTTCGGTATTGGCCGCCGGCTTGGCGCAAATCGGTGCCACGGAACCCACGAAGCGCATCATTACCGGTGCCGTGATCGTGATTGCCGTGGTCCTTGATACCTATCGCAGCCAGCGCGCCAGTCGGCGAGGTTGA
- a CDS encoding sugar ABC transporter ATP-binding protein, producing MSSSAPNAVLSVSGIGKTYAQPVLSDITLTLNRGEVLALTGENGAGKSTLSKIIGGLVTPTTGHMQFNGQDYRPGSRTQAEELGVRMVMQELNLLPTLTVAENLFLDNLPSHCGWISRKQLRKAAIEAMAQVGLDAIDPDTLVGSLGIGHQQMVEIARNLIGDCHVLILDEPTAMLTAREVEMLFEQITRLQARGVAIIYISHRLEELARVAQRIAVLRDGKLVCVEPMANYNSEQLVTLMVGRELGEHIDLGPRTIGAPALTVKGLTRSDKVRDVSFEVRAGEIYGISGLIGAGRTELLRLIFGADLADSGTVALGSPAQVVSIRSPVDAVGHGIALITEDRKGEGLLLTQSISANIALGNMPEISGGGVVNSRNETALAKRQIDAMRIRSSSPAQLVSELSGGNQQKVVIGRWLERDCSVMLFDEPTRGIDVGAKFDIYALLGELTRQGKALVVVSSDLRELMLICDRIGVLSAGRLIETFERDSWTQDELLAAAFVGYQKRDALLNDAVLRDTP from the coding sequence ATGTCATCTTCCGCCCCGAACGCTGTCCTCTCGGTCAGCGGTATCGGCAAGACCTATGCCCAGCCGGTTCTGTCCGACATCACCCTGACGCTCAATCGCGGGGAAGTGCTGGCGCTGACCGGTGAGAACGGCGCAGGCAAAAGCACCTTGTCGAAGATCATCGGCGGGCTGGTCACACCGACTACCGGGCACATGCAGTTCAATGGACAGGACTACCGCCCCGGCAGCCGCACCCAGGCCGAAGAGCTGGGCGTGCGCATGGTCATGCAGGAACTCAACCTGCTACCGACACTGACGGTCGCCGAGAACCTGTTCCTGGATAACCTGCCCAGCCACTGTGGCTGGATCAGCCGCAAGCAACTGCGCAAGGCAGCGATTGAGGCCATGGCCCAGGTCGGCCTGGATGCTATCGATCCGGATACACTGGTCGGCAGCTTGGGTATTGGCCATCAGCAAATGGTCGAGATTGCCCGCAACCTGATCGGCGATTGTCACGTACTGATCCTCGACGAACCCACCGCCATGCTCACTGCGCGTGAAGTCGAGATGCTGTTTGAGCAAATCACCCGCTTGCAGGCCCGAGGCGTGGCGATCATTTATATTTCACACCGGCTGGAAGAGCTGGCCCGCGTAGCCCAGCGCATTGCGGTGCTGCGTGATGGCAAGCTGGTTTGCGTAGAGCCGATGGCCAACTACAACAGCGAGCAGCTGGTCACCTTGATGGTCGGTCGCGAGCTGGGCGAGCACATTGATCTGGGCCCGCGCACCATCGGGGCCCCGGCCCTGACGGTAAAGGGCCTGACCCGCTCGGACAAGGTCCGCGACGTGTCCTTCGAAGTGCGCGCGGGCGAGATCTACGGCATCTCCGGCCTGATCGGTGCCGGTCGTACTGAGTTGTTGCGCCTGATCTTCGGCGCCGACCTGGCCGACAGCGGCACCGTGGCGCTCGGTTCGCCGGCCCAGGTAGTGAGTATTCGCTCGCCGGTCGACGCGGTAGGTCACGGCATTGCCCTGATCACCGAAGATCGCAAGGGTGAAGGCCTGCTGCTGACTCAGTCGATCAGCGCCAACATTGCCCTGGGTAACATGCCGGAAATTTCCGGTGGCGGTGTGGTTAATAGCCGCAACGAAACCGCCTTGGCCAAGCGCCAGATCGACGCCATGCGCATCCGCAGTTCCAGTCCGGCGCAGTTGGTGTCCGAGCTGTCCGGCGGCAACCAGCAGAAAGTGGTGATTGGCCGCTGGCTGGAGCGCGACTGCTCGGTGATGCTGTTCGATGAGCCAACTCGCGGCATCGACGTCGGTGCCAAATTCGACATTTATGCCTTGCTCGGCGAATTGACCCGCCAGGGCAAAGCGCTGGTGGTGGTGTCCAGTGACCTGCGCGAACTCATGCTGATCTGCGACCGCATCGGCGTGTTGTCCGCCGGACGCTTGATCGAAACGTTCGAGCGCGATAGCTGGACCCAGGACGAATTGCTCGCCGCCGCCTTCGTCGGCTATCAGAAACGTGACGCGCTGCTCAACGACGCAGTGCTTAGGGATACCCCATGA
- a CDS encoding sugar ABC transporter substrate-binding protein, with amino-acid sequence MKLPFAGRLLAVAVLAAASAALPLSSAFADDAAKPKVGLVMKSLANEFFVTMQDGAKTYQKEHAADFDMITNGIKNETDTSAQIDIVNQMILAKVNAIVIAPADSKALVTVLKKASDAGIKVVNIDNRLDPDVLKSKNLDIPFVGPDNRKGSKLVGDYLAKQLASGDKVGIIEGVPTTTNAQQRTAGYKDAMDAAGMKIVSTQSGNWEIDQGQKVASAMLSEYPDLKALLAGNDNMALGAVSAVRAAGKAGKVLVVGYDNIEAIKPMLQDGRVLATADQAAAQQAVFGIQNALKLVKGEKVDSKDGVIETPVELVLKK; translated from the coding sequence ATGAAGCTGCCATTCGCTGGACGTCTTCTTGCTGTCGCTGTGCTTGCCGCCGCATCCGCTGCCCTGCCTCTCTCCTCTGCATTCGCTGATGACGCCGCCAAACCCAAGGTCGGCCTGGTCATGAAATCCCTCGCCAATGAATTCTTCGTCACCATGCAAGACGGTGCCAAGACATACCAGAAAGAACACGCCGCCGATTTCGACATGATCACCAACGGGATCAAGAACGAAACCGATACCAGCGCGCAGATCGACATCGTCAACCAGATGATTCTCGCCAAGGTCAACGCCATCGTCATTGCCCCTGCCGACTCCAAGGCACTGGTCACCGTGCTGAAGAAGGCTTCCGATGCAGGTATCAAAGTCGTCAACATCGACAACCGCCTGGACCCGGACGTGCTCAAAAGCAAAAACCTCGATATTCCTTTTGTAGGCCCGGACAACCGCAAAGGCTCCAAGTTGGTGGGCGACTATCTGGCCAAGCAACTGGCCTCGGGTGACAAGGTCGGCATCATCGAAGGCGTGCCGACGACCACCAACGCGCAGCAGCGTACCGCAGGCTATAAGGATGCGATGGACGCTGCCGGCATGAAGATTGTTTCCACTCAATCCGGCAACTGGGAAATCGACCAGGGCCAGAAAGTGGCTTCCGCCATGCTGAGTGAGTACCCGGACCTCAAGGCCCTGCTGGCCGGTAACGACAACATGGCTCTGGGCGCTGTCTCCGCCGTACGTGCGGCAGGCAAGGCCGGTAAAGTGCTGGTCGTGGGCTACGACAACATCGAAGCTATCAAGCCGATGCTGCAAGATGGCCGTGTGCTCGCCACCGCTGACCAGGCCGCTGCCCAGCAAGCCGTGTTCGGTATCCAGAACGCGCTCAAGCTGGTCAAGGGTGAGAAAGTCGATTCCAAAGACGGCGTGATCGAGACCCCGGTCGAACTCGTCCTCAAGAAGTAA